A single Streptomyces mirabilis DNA region contains:
- a CDS encoding CDP-alcohol phosphatidyltransferase family protein gives MALNNTYDARLLAQETMVGAGLQLLVLALLGTAIGMGPAGWLTGLAFALATWAVLTRALRRSRPRSFGPANRVTLGRAILVGGVTALVADSFESSPPVSLLVGLTAVALILDGVDGKVARRTGTSTALGARFDMEVDAFLILVLSVYVSMSLGPWVLLIGTMRYAFVAAARVLPWLNAALPHSMARKTVAALQGIVLLVAGAGIMPLEGNAAAVLLALASLVWSFGRDITWLYRHRHPVEERTQEQARNQQEQEQQVRDGVRELVEA, from the coding sequence GTGGCCCTGAACAACACGTACGACGCGAGGCTCTTGGCGCAGGAGACCATGGTGGGAGCGGGTCTGCAGCTCCTGGTGCTGGCTCTGCTGGGCACGGCGATCGGGATGGGGCCCGCGGGCTGGCTGACCGGTCTGGCCTTCGCGCTCGCCACCTGGGCGGTTCTCACCCGTGCCCTGCGTCGCTCACGGCCCCGCTCCTTCGGACCGGCCAATCGGGTGACGCTCGGCCGGGCCATCCTGGTCGGCGGGGTCACCGCCCTGGTCGCGGACTCCTTCGAGAGCTCGCCCCCGGTCAGCCTGCTCGTCGGTCTCACGGCGGTCGCCCTGATCCTCGACGGGGTGGACGGCAAGGTCGCCCGTCGCACCGGCACCTCGACCGCGCTGGGCGCCCGCTTCGACATGGAGGTGGACGCGTTCCTGATCCTGGTGCTGAGCGTGTACGTCTCGATGTCGCTAGGCCCGTGGGTGCTGCTGATCGGCACCATGCGGTACGCGTTCGTGGCGGCGGCCCGGGTGCTGCCCTGGCTGAACGCGGCGCTGCCGCACAGCATGGCGCGCAAGACCGTGGCGGCCCTTCAGGGGATCGTGCTGCTCGTCGCGGGCGCCGGGATCATGCCCCTGGAGGGCAACGCCGCCGCGGTGCTCCTCGCGCTCGCCTCGCTCGTCTGGTCGTTCGGCCGCGACATCACCTGGCTGTACCGCCACCGCCACCCGGTCGAGGAGCGGACGCAGGAGCAGGCGCGGAACCAGCAGGAGCAGGAGCAGCAGGTGCGGGACGGCGTCCGCGAGCTCGTCGAAGCGTGA